A window of the Cicer arietinum cultivar CDC Frontier isolate Library 1 chromosome 6, Cicar.CDCFrontier_v2.0, whole genome shotgun sequence genome harbors these coding sequences:
- the LOC101494701 gene encoding large ribosomal RNA subunit accumulation protein YCED homolog 1, chloroplastic produces MPLLAPSSSATPLCFSPWSFYNSSSLQMFSCNSFTPFRHRTIPLCKTRHIGAQFKNEPNVLHKYASRCKRNDRDLDSNTEEGTMFLDWHDDEEEIEDIGSPWEGAVIYQRNASILHLEYCTTLERLGLGNLSTDISKNKASVMGLRFTKAAEEYPNGTPVQISIDVTRKKNKLRLDGIIKTVITLMCNRCCMPSAECIFSEFSLLLTEEPPIDEPETIDLGVIFGEDKISTVGKSSDDDEDAPIDLDDQLYFPPEEKQIDISKNIRDRVHLEITMNSVCDSGCKGMCLKCGQNFNIGNCSCSKEEVKEENFGPLGNLREQMQLKHL; encoded by the exons ATGCCACTTTTAGCCCCCTCATCATCTGCAACCCCTTTGTGTTTTTCTCCTTGGAGCTTTTACAATTCAAGTTCCCTACAAATGTTTTCATGTAATTCCTTCACCCCTTTTCGACATAGAACAATTCCCCTTTGTAAAACAAGACATATAGGTgctcaatttaaaaatgaacCAAATGTGTTACACAAGTATGCATCAAGATGCAAGAGGAATGATCGTGATCTTGATTCAAACACCGAAGAAGGCACAATGTTCTTGGATTGGcatgatgatgaagaagaaattGAAGATATAGGGTCACCGTGGGAAGGAGCGGTTATATACCAGAGAAATGCTTCAATCTTACATTTGGAATACTGCACTACTTTGGAGAGATTAGGTCTAGGAAATCTTTCAACTGATATTTCGAAAAATAAGGCGTCTGTAATGGGATTGCGATTTACGAAAGCAGCGGAGGAGTATCCGAATGGAACTCCTGTTCAGATATCTATTGATGTGACCAGGAAGAAGAATAAATTGAGGCTTGATGGAATCATAAAAACTGTCATCACACTTATGTGTAATAG GTGTTGCATGCCATCTGCTGAGTGCATATTCTCTGAGTTCTCTCTTTTACTCACTGAAGAACCACCTATTGATGAACCAGAGACTATTGATTTGGGGGTTATTTTTGGGGAGGACAAAATCTCTACCGTTGGAAAAAGTAGCGATGACGATGAAGATGCACCAATCGATTTGGACGATCAACTATATTTTCCTCCTGAAGAGAAACAAATTGACATTTCAAAAAACATAAGAGACAGGGTGCATCTTGAGATTACCATGAATTCAGTGTGTGATTCTGGGTGCAAAGGTATGTGCCTGAAATGTGGTCAAAACTTCAACATTGGCAATTGCAGCTGTAGCAAAGAGGAAGTAAAAGAAGAAAACTTTGGCCCGCTTGGAAATTTAAGAGAGCAGATGCAATTGAAACATTTATGA